The DNA window CTGATATTGAGTCACTCATCTGCTTTTGCAAACGCTGGCGGTTATCATCATATTTCAATACCGTCTGCACTTGGGCGTGCCTGCTGAAGCGTTGGGTAGCACGGTAGTTCCCATTATTCAGATCCAATACTGTAGTAATCGCACTATGGCGGACACGATGCGGTGACATCTTCTTAGTAATTCCGGCTTGCTTGCATAGCCCATCTACCAGTCGCCTGATTGCCTCCCCGGTTAATCTCGCTCCATTCTTGTGGTAAGCCAGCACAGTAAAAAGCGGGTCATCGCCACGTTTTTTCTTACTGGCTTTTATCCAACTGGCTAGAGCCTCGGCGGTTTTGTCCGATAGGTCAAGAATTTCTTTCTGGCTACCCTTACCTTTACCCAGAATAAAGAGCGTTTTCTCCTTGGCGTTAAAGTCACGCACATTCAAATTAACTATCTCATTCCGACGCAAGCCATTATCCCAAAGTAACCGCATAATGGCATAATCGCGCTTGCCCTTAAGGGTACTGCGGTCAACCAACGCTATAACTAAAGCATAGTCCTCGGCTGGAATGCCCATTGTGTCACGGTAGGTTTCAACCTTCTCACCTTTGACATCATCCAGGGAGAAATTGCACACTCCCAGCCGTCGCCCCATCTCAACCATTG is part of the Nostoc commune NIES-4072 genome and encodes:
- a CDS encoding tyrosine-type recombinase/integrase — encoded protein: MTPIHPENLSVLENSLSLAIGEDFSLENDPDVIQQLIGDKRSPNTKREYQKDLKDFFLFVVKKEPSRDLVLEFLHLEQRHAVAVVLKYKAHLIKKKLAEATVNRRLSAIKSMVEMGRRLGVCNFSLDDVKGEKVETYRDTMGIPAEDYALVIALVDRSTLKGKRDYAIMRLLWDNGLRRNEIVNLNVRDFNAKEKTLFILGKGKGSQKEILDLSDKTAEALASWIKASKKKRGDDPLFTVLAYHKNGARLTGEAIRRLVDGLCKQAGITKKMSPHRVRHSAITTVLDLNNGNYRATQRFSRHAQVQTVLKYDDNRQRLQKQMSDSISELI